One region of Sulfurisphaera ohwakuensis genomic DNA includes:
- a CDS encoding KaiC domain-containing protein, with product MKVPRVRTYIPGFDEILYGGIPERNIVLISGGPGTGKSILGKQFLYNGLVKKDEPGIFVALEEHPVSVIRSFKHFGWDITKYEKEGKFTIVDAFTAGIGSTAQKEKYVVKDVDNVGELSGVLRDAIRNLNAKRVVIDSVSTLYLSKPAMARSIVMQLKRVIAGLGCTAMFISQVSAGERGFGGPGVEHAVDGIVRLDLDEYEGQLYRSVIVWKMRDSKISMVRHPMDITDEGIVIQWDKYLRITNVKAEIQPLPQKEIEEMRKAVEESEEEKEAVQEAEIEEE from the coding sequence ATGAAGGTCCCTAGAGTTAGAACATATATACCAGGATTTGATGAAATCCTTTATGGCGGAATACCAGAGAGAAATATAGTTTTAATTTCTGGAGGTCCAGGTACTGGAAAATCAATCTTAGGTAAACAGTTTCTTTACAACGGGTTAGTAAAGAAAGATGAACCTGGGATATTTGTAGCATTAGAAGAACATCCAGTTTCCGTAATTAGAAGTTTTAAGCATTTTGGCTGGGATATTACAAAATACGAGAAAGAAGGAAAGTTTACAATAGTTGACGCATTTACAGCAGGTATTGGTTCAACAGCACAAAAGGAAAAATATGTTGTTAAAGACGTAGATAATGTTGGAGAATTAAGTGGTGTATTAAGAGACGCTATAAGGAATTTAAACGCAAAGAGGGTTGTTATTGATTCGGTAAGTACACTCTATTTAAGTAAGCCAGCAATGGCAAGATCTATTGTAATGCAACTAAAGAGAGTTATTGCTGGATTAGGCTGCACTGCAATGTTTATTAGCCAAGTGTCAGCCGGAGAAAGGGGATTCGGGGGACCTGGTGTTGAGCATGCTGTTGATGGTATAGTTAGACTTGATCTAGATGAGTATGAGGGACAATTATATAGGTCAGTTATAGTTTGGAAAATGAGAGATAGTAAAATATCAATGGTTAGACATCCAATGGACATCACAGATGAAGGAATCGTAATACAGTGGGATAAGTACTTAAGGATAACTAACGTTAAGGCTGAGATACAGCCTTTACCTCAAAAGGAGATTGAAGAAATGAGAAAGGCGGTCGAAGAGTCTGAAGAAGAGAAAGAAGCTGTACAAGAAGCTGAAATAGAAGAAGAGTAA
- the cbiT gene encoding precorrin-6Y C5,15-methyltransferase (decarboxylating) subunit CbiT translates to MRLPGIPDEEFIRVEKIPMTKEEIRVLALSKARLFDGAKFIDIGSGTGSVTVEAGLVVGEKGKVWAIEKDKDAVELTRKNVEKFKLNNVVIIEGEAPEALDHVDSEVDAIFVGGTERLEEILLSSDKKLKNGGRIVIDAILLETVNKALSTLNQMGYKTEVIEVIIAKGMKTSKGYAMISRNPIFIVYSEKP, encoded by the coding sequence ATGAGACTACCCGGAATACCGGATGAGGAATTTATAAGGGTTGAAAAGATACCGATGACAAAGGAGGAAATAAGAGTTTTAGCTCTTTCAAAGGCAAGGCTATTTGATGGTGCTAAATTTATTGACATAGGTAGTGGGACTGGAAGTGTTACTGTTGAGGCTGGCTTAGTAGTTGGGGAAAAAGGTAAAGTTTGGGCTATTGAAAAAGATAAAGATGCTGTGGAACTTACCAGAAAGAATGTGGAAAAATTCAAACTTAATAATGTAGTAATCATTGAGGGAGAAGCTCCTGAAGCTTTGGATCACGTAGATAGTGAAGTTGATGCAATATTTGTTGGGGGTACTGAGAGACTTGAAGAAATCCTTCTCTCTAGTGATAAAAAGCTGAAGAACGGTGGAAGAATTGTTATTGATGCTATCCTTTTAGAGACCGTTAATAAGGCTTTATCAACTCTTAATCAAATGGGATATAAGACTGAGGTTATAGAAGTCATTATAGCTAAAGGTATGAAGACAAGTAAGGGTTATGCTATGATTTCTCGTAATCCGATCTTTATCGTTTACAGTGAGAAACCATGA
- a CDS encoding APC family permease, whose product MSKSSEKEERLKEPKREIGLRDLVFLSLGGQSPFLSVLVYGLLAFENGGYFAPIAVILGTLLVLINGLVVYRLSTKFTQEGGYYLYAYYSLTKRLGFETGWTYLLYSSFYGVAYALGASFVLSEILSINPFIILSIILGISSTLALLGKKPSFRYAIFASILEIFMLSFIAGSFLYTTNFTFYNPFVKIPPLDQVALAIIFGSSIPTGYGSITPLSGEVKDPKKTVPRAIITVILLGGLLAAFDIYSIIDHIIYFHIAITNIDLIHLIEYRFGLLTLAFVLFAAANDGVLATLTYIFSTSRTIFAMAYHDFLPSILAKLTEKNEPFYAVAVAVASYWIISFISTVISGFNLANAFALVGLISLFANLYVHLAADFSLFKISLKRARKRILQLALSISAVIVTLVIFSASVGGTVPLTLDIFLLWLIAGFLIAEIIDMSKEED is encoded by the coding sequence ATGTCAAAATCGTCTGAGAAAGAAGAGAGGCTGAAAGAACCTAAAAGGGAAATAGGTCTAAGGGATCTCGTATTTCTGAGCCTTGGTGGTCAATCTCCTTTTTTGAGTGTTTTAGTTTACGGTTTGTTGGCTTTTGAAAATGGAGGATATTTCGCTCCTATTGCTGTTATATTAGGAACTCTTTTAGTTCTTATTAACGGTCTTGTCGTATATAGGCTTTCAACTAAATTTACGCAGGAGGGAGGATATTATCTTTACGCTTACTATTCTCTAACAAAAAGATTAGGTTTTGAGACCGGATGGACTTACTTGCTCTATTCTTCATTTTATGGTGTAGCCTATGCTTTAGGTGCATCTTTTGTTTTAAGCGAGATACTCAGTATAAATCCTTTTATAATACTTTCAATTATTCTTGGCATATCTTCTACTCTAGCATTACTAGGCAAAAAACCATCATTTAGATATGCAATTTTTGCAAGTATTTTAGAGATATTCATGTTATCTTTTATAGCCGGTTCATTCTTATATACTACTAATTTTACTTTTTATAATCCATTTGTAAAAATTCCACCATTAGATCAAGTAGCTTTAGCTATAATTTTTGGTTCTAGCATCCCAACAGGTTATGGTTCAATAACTCCATTATCTGGAGAAGTTAAAGATCCTAAGAAAACTGTTCCTAGAGCAATAATTACTGTAATTTTACTTGGAGGACTACTTGCTGCTTTTGATATTTATTCGATTATAGATCATATAATTTATTTTCACATTGCCATAACTAATATTGATTTGATACATTTAATAGAATATAGATTTGGATTATTGACATTAGCATTTGTATTATTCGCTGCCGCAAATGATGGTGTACTAGCTACTTTAACATATATCTTTTCCACATCTAGAACCATATTCGCAATGGCGTATCATGATTTTTTGCCCTCTATATTGGCTAAGCTAACAGAAAAGAATGAACCTTTCTATGCTGTAGCTGTTGCTGTAGCATCATATTGGATTATCTCATTTATCTCTACAGTTATAAGCGGCTTTAACTTAGCAAATGCTTTCGCTCTAGTTGGTTTAATTTCATTATTTGCTAACTTATATGTTCATTTAGCGGCAGATTTCTCTTTATTTAAAATATCTTTGAAGAGAGCTAGAAAAAGAATCTTGCAACTAGCACTCTCTATATCGGCAGTAATAGTGACGTTAGTAATCTTTTCTGCATCTGTTGGAGGTACTGTTCCCTTAACTTTAGATATATTCTTACTTTGGCTAATAGCTGGGTTCCTAATTGCTGAGATAATAGATATGAGCAAAGAAGAAGACTAG
- the cbiD gene encoding cobalt-precorrin-5B (C(1))-methyltransferase CbiD, which yields MSMLSTLKRFGITTGATAAASAKASVIYLFRNETPKSVTIPTPIGLRLEIPVDNYERRGEEYCATVTKFSGDNPDVLNGLKIVSCSTKCDSGIFVEGGNGIGVVTKPGLKVEVGEKAINPVARQMIIDAIKEVTTDGVKVRIEVPDGEKIAELTMNKDVGVINGISILGTTGIEYPISDDEYLEHIKSEICVVKALGKKKLILAPGNTSFEFARKRYGDNVVKIGDRVGDSIRLAIEQGFTHIVLVSLPGKITKVASGLMNTHSKYGDARIETLTHAAVLAKLDIEKIKKIANSATITEAITYLLPEERKTLFNVIAKRVLQRLRKIVKNDVKIGVVIISEEGEVLAEEGEL from the coding sequence ATGTCAATGCTTTCAACTCTTAAAAGATTTGGAATAACAACCGGGGCTACTGCTGCGGCATCAGCAAAGGCCTCTGTTATCTATTTATTTCGTAATGAAACTCCTAAAAGTGTTACGATTCCAACTCCAATTGGCCTAAGACTAGAAATTCCTGTCGATAACTATGAAAGAAGAGGAGAAGAATACTGTGCTACAGTTACAAAATTTTCTGGGGACAACCCAGATGTATTAAATGGATTAAAGATTGTTAGTTGTAGTACAAAGTGTGATTCTGGAATTTTCGTAGAAGGAGGAAATGGAATAGGTGTAGTTACTAAACCAGGACTTAAAGTAGAAGTGGGTGAAAAAGCGATAAATCCAGTAGCAAGACAAATGATAATAGATGCTATAAAGGAAGTAACCACTGATGGTGTAAAGGTTAGGATCGAAGTTCCAGATGGTGAAAAAATAGCCGAACTTACAATGAATAAAGACGTTGGAGTTATTAACGGTATTTCAATTTTAGGAACTACTGGTATTGAGTATCCTATCAGTGATGATGAATATCTTGAGCACATAAAAAGTGAGATATGTGTTGTTAAAGCTTTAGGGAAGAAGAAGTTAATCTTAGCACCAGGTAATACTAGCTTTGAGTTTGCCAGGAAACGTTATGGCGATAATGTAGTAAAGATAGGCGATAGAGTAGGTGATTCAATAAGGCTAGCAATTGAGCAAGGTTTTACCCATATAGTTTTAGTTAGTTTACCGGGGAAAATAACTAAAGTTGCATCTGGTTTAATGAATACTCATAGTAAATATGGTGATGCAAGAATAGAAACTTTAACCCATGCAGCAGTTCTAGCGAAATTAGACATTGAAAAGATAAAGAAGATAGCTAACTCTGCTACTATAACAGAAGCAATTACATACCTTTTACCAGAGGAAAGAAAGACACTCTTCAATGTAATAGCTAAAAGAGTTCTTCAGAGGTTAAGGAAGATTGTGAAAAATGATGTGAAAATAGGTGTAGTTATTATTTCTGAAGAAGGAGAAGTTTTAGCTGAGGAGGGTGAGTTATGA
- a CDS encoding DsrE family protein codes for MAKFLLVVKSQDQLNVNTAVNVAQGLKMMGAEDVKMVFLGPGITALNKKNDTSQILSKASENLRKMSIKVYACEMAMKNYNVNRDDLIFFDEISRGADVIVKFANEGYTILTF; via the coding sequence ATGGCAAAGTTCCTACTTGTAGTTAAATCCCAAGATCAATTAAATGTTAATACAGCAGTTAATGTAGCACAAGGACTAAAAATGATGGGAGCGGAAGATGTCAAAATGGTATTTCTAGGACCCGGAATAACAGCATTAAACAAGAAAAATGATACATCACAAATATTGAGTAAAGCTAGTGAAAATCTAAGAAAAATGAGCATTAAAGTATATGCTTGTGAGATGGCGATGAAAAACTATAATGTTAACAGAGACGATCTAATCTTCTTTGATGAAATATCAAGAGGGGCCGACGTAATAGTTAAGTTTGCAAATGAGGGTTATACAATACTAACCTTCTAA
- a CDS encoding isoaspartyl peptidase/L-asparaginase, with translation MKYTKPVLVVHGGAGDWSKRDHEKGLTEIKKALERGYEEFKKGSAIEAVVEAIAYMEDSGVFDAGIGSVKNAEGEIEMDAGIMHGNSWKVGAVASVKAKNPIKEALKVMLDGRHVLLVGERGEKSITKFIGNNGGDTVGAVALDEQGNLVAGTSTGGISGKLPGRVGDSPIPGAGYYATPRVAVSSTGIGEIILRILPAKEVDMLVSMGFSIEDSVRAIVNKITELFGKGNVGLIGIDYKGYATAYYNTVGMARGVKDKNIVRVFVFEGEI, from the coding sequence ATGAAATACACAAAACCAGTTTTAGTTGTTCACGGAGGAGCGGGAGATTGGAGTAAGAGAGATCATGAAAAAGGACTTACGGAGATAAAAAAAGCATTAGAACGAGGTTATGAAGAGTTTAAAAAAGGTAGTGCTATTGAAGCTGTTGTTGAGGCTATTGCGTATATGGAAGACTCTGGAGTATTTGATGCTGGAATAGGGAGCGTTAAGAATGCTGAAGGAGAAATAGAAATGGATGCTGGAATTATGCATGGTAATAGCTGGAAAGTAGGTGCTGTGGCTTCAGTCAAGGCTAAAAATCCTATAAAAGAAGCACTAAAAGTTATGCTTGACGGTAGACATGTCCTTTTAGTTGGCGAAAGGGGTGAAAAGTCTATAACTAAATTCATTGGAAATAATGGTGGAGATACTGTTGGTGCTGTTGCTTTAGATGAACAAGGTAATTTAGTAGCTGGGACAAGTACTGGAGGAATTTCTGGTAAATTACCCGGTAGGGTTGGTGATTCCCCGATACCTGGTGCTGGATACTATGCAACTCCTAGAGTTGCAGTTTCTTCTACTGGTATTGGTGAAATTATTCTTAGGATCTTACCGGCTAAAGAAGTAGATATGTTAGTTTCCATGGGTTTCTCAATAGAGGATTCTGTTAGGGCTATTGTGAATAAGATTACTGAATTATTTGGCAAGGGTAATGTAGGCTTAATTGGGATAGATTATAAAGGATATGCTACTGCTTATTATAACACTGTTGGAATGGCAAGGGGAGTAAAGGATAAGAATATAGTTAGAGTCTTTGTTTTTGAGGGAGAAATCTAA
- a CDS encoding precorrin-8X methylmutase codes for MNNSAIIIITHGSRRNTFVEDMINLATYIEEKLEVPVFLSHNEYTEPNWRNIVSELLSKGINHIVFALAFLGRGNHVAKDIMGSFGVNEFYKWVKSTYEGKEINVYFTKPLADSNLVKLALFYRVFTAFPQQENEYIEDPEEIEERTMKFIREKVRERFPYMGGREIEIIARAVYASGNIDIADKIYISQDAIDIGIESLKTGISILTDVKMVSAGIRWNKVENYLDKASELAKEMRITRTAAGIRLGLSSPKIVVIGNAPTAVAEVLKIRKEGIEIPLVIATPPGFTNAVEVKEDLIKSGIPCIVLRGTYGGSSIAVSIINELIRMVRSHGG; via the coding sequence GTGAATAATTCAGCTATTATAATAATCACTCATGGTTCTAGAAGAAATACTTTTGTGGAGGACATGATAAATCTAGCAACGTACATAGAAGAAAAGTTAGAAGTACCGGTTTTTCTATCACATAACGAATATACTGAACCTAATTGGAGGAATATTGTTTCAGAATTACTTTCAAAGGGAATTAATCACATAGTCTTTGCTTTAGCTTTTTTGGGAAGGGGAAATCATGTAGCGAAAGACATTATGGGAAGTTTTGGTGTTAATGAGTTTTATAAATGGGTTAAGAGTACTTATGAGGGTAAAGAAATTAACGTCTATTTTACAAAGCCTTTAGCAGACTCAAACCTTGTTAAATTAGCACTTTTTTACAGAGTTTTTACAGCGTTTCCTCAACAAGAAAATGAGTACATAGAAGACCCAGAAGAAATAGAGGAAAGGACAATGAAATTTATTAGGGAAAAAGTGAGAGAACGATTCCCATACATGGGTGGTAGAGAAATAGAGATAATAGCCAGAGCAGTATATGCGTCTGGTAATATAGATATAGCAGATAAAATCTATATTTCGCAAGATGCAATTGATATTGGAATAGAAAGTTTGAAAACAGGTATTTCAATTTTGACTGATGTAAAGATGGTTTCTGCAGGAATAAGATGGAATAAAGTTGAAAATTACCTAGATAAAGCCTCAGAATTAGCTAAGGAAATGAGAATTACTAGAACCGCGGCCGGTATAAGACTTGGTTTATCTTCTCCAAAGATTGTAGTTATTGGAAACGCTCCAACAGCTGTTGCCGAAGTTTTAAAAATAAGGAAAGAAGGTATAGAGATACCTTTGGTTATTGCCACTCCACCAGGATTTACAAATGCTGTTGAGGTTAAGGAGGATTTAATAAAATCTGGTATACCATGTATAGTGTTAAGAGGAACTTACGGTGGTAGTAGTATAGCAGTCTCAATCATAAATGAATTAATTAGAATGGTGAGGAGTCATGGCGGGTAA
- a CDS encoding DUF2299 domain-containing protein — MATDTEIYNWFLELGMKVEKVTSGNAYFHITVSPPVENSVKVSIIRTNPNSTFYIITVIIDLDVDKLKKNPSLLKSIKLDLMRMNLEFFLIPPDAEIPKSIQIGKIVFSEGLTKNQILDTVTLVKNGAYLVLTTLEG; from the coding sequence ATGGCTACAGACACTGAAATATATAATTGGTTTTTGGAACTAGGTATGAAGGTTGAAAAAGTGACTTCTGGTAATGCATATTTCCATATAACTGTTTCTCCCCCCGTTGAGAATAGTGTAAAAGTTTCAATAATTAGGACAAATCCAAACTCTACCTTTTATATAATTACAGTAATAATTGACCTAGATGTTGATAAATTAAAAAAGAATCCGTCATTATTAAAGAGTATAAAGCTAGATTTAATGAGAATGAATTTGGAGTTTTTCCTCATACCTCCAGATGCTGAAATACCTAAAAGTATCCAAATAGGTAAGATTGTGTTTTCCGAGGGGCTAACAAAAAATCAAATATTGGATACGGTTACATTAGTTAAAAATGGTGCTTATTTAGTTCTAACGACTTTAGAAGGTTAG
- a CDS encoding cobalt-precorrin-7 (C(5))-methyltransferase: MTLYVIGVGPGDPDLITVKGLEILKNSEVVTGWGSVIERFSSYIQSKRIIRLNYKEEEKQLNEIMKLAKDENVAFLNHGDPAVSDFQLLNKLKKLCVENRVELVIIPGVSSIIRALHIIGKDLSEIVFLTFHVRGEINYDEIKKFLNTGRGILINPEPYPDGVKRIALKLREYGCNSITLTIMEKLTYQDEKVYNFNVDEIITRDLKFSDLTIVYIPPCSFS; encoded by the coding sequence ATGACTCTTTATGTAATTGGCGTTGGACCTGGTGACCCAGATTTAATTACTGTTAAGGGATTAGAAATTTTGAAGAATAGTGAAGTTGTTACTGGCTGGGGAAGTGTAATAGAGCGTTTTTCTTCTTACATTCAAAGTAAGCGAATAATCAGACTAAATTATAAAGAAGAGGAGAAACAACTTAACGAGATTATGAAATTAGCTAAGGATGAGAATGTAGCTTTTCTTAATCATGGTGATCCTGCTGTTTCTGATTTTCAGTTGTTAAATAAGTTGAAGAAATTGTGTGTAGAGAACAGAGTGGAGTTAGTTATTATACCAGGGGTCTCTTCAATAATTAGGGCATTACATATTATAGGGAAAGACCTCTCAGAAATAGTCTTTCTCACTTTTCATGTTAGGGGGGAAATTAATTACGATGAAATTAAGAAGTTTCTGAATACTGGTAGAGGGATTTTAATTAATCCAGAACCTTATCCAGATGGTGTTAAAAGGATTGCGCTAAAGTTAAGGGAATATGGCTGTAATTCTATTACTTTGACTATAATGGAAAAGTTAACATATCAAGATGAAAAAGTATATAACTTTAATGTTGATGAGATTATAACTCGTGATCTGAAATTTAGTGATCTTACTATAGTTTATATTCCTCCTTGTTCCTTTTCTTAG
- a CDS encoding precorrin-3B C(17)-methyltransferase, which yields MAGKIYIIGIGPGDEKNRTLRMLEAIKESDVIIAYTTYADLIKDLTDGKEVITARMKEELYRAKMAIKKALEGHTVALVSSGDPQVYGMAPPTLEMMCANNVNVDFEIIPGVTAALAAAARLGSPLSMDFAVISLSDLLVPAEEILHRVRKAAEGDFVIALYNPINKPLLLKAMEIIAEYRKGETPVGIVKGAYRENEEVIVTTFLEWKKYLDKINMVTMMIIGNSRSYICNGKIITPRGYTSRYDYVNAFNS from the coding sequence ATGGCGGGTAAAATTTATATAATCGGTATTGGTCCTGGAGATGAAAAAAACCGGACTTTAAGAATGCTAGAGGCTATAAAAGAAAGTGACGTTATAATTGCATACACGACTTACGCTGATTTAATTAAGGATTTAACCGATGGGAAAGAGGTTATCACAGCAAGGATGAAAGAGGAATTATATAGGGCTAAAATGGCAATAAAGAAAGCTTTAGAGGGTCATACTGTTGCTTTAGTTTCTAGTGGTGATCCTCAGGTTTACGGAATGGCACCACCAACACTTGAGATGATGTGTGCCAATAATGTTAATGTCGACTTTGAAATTATACCAGGTGTTACTGCAGCTTTAGCTGCAGCAGCAAGATTAGGTTCACCATTATCAATGGATTTTGCAGTGATTAGCTTAAGCGACCTTTTAGTACCTGCAGAAGAAATTCTTCATAGAGTTAGGAAAGCTGCTGAAGGTGACTTTGTAATTGCTCTTTACAATCCTATAAATAAGCCTTTACTTTTAAAGGCAATGGAGATAATAGCTGAATACAGAAAAGGTGAAACACCGGTTGGTATAGTAAAAGGTGCTTATAGAGAAAATGAGGAAGTTATCGTAACTACTTTCTTAGAGTGGAAAAAATATCTTGATAAAATAAATATGGTTACTATGATGATTATTGGTAATTCTCGTTCATATATATGTAATGGTAAAATAATAACTCCAAGAGGTTATACGTCGAGGTATGATTATGTCAATGCTTTCAACTCTTAA
- the cbiG gene encoding cobalt-precorrin 5A hydrolase has translation MWRGIAIIYASKKDIADKLKEVLKKDYPVYVFKYSEANFEYIWKCYDAIVFTMALSGAVRTICNYAKSKDVDPAVIVIDDSGKYVIPILGAHWGANDLALLISKLLDVEAVITTASENFGVTSVEDFSRKLFCKILNVKEIVKVTSALLKGEKVCVQGLEKLPEGVNGYVIGEECNYKVVLVEKEPERYEENTVYLKPYKLAIGIGSKIETDPAVIKKGILETLSKLNLPLNRVKIISSVREKVKIVADELGIAFRLVTREEIEAFSDECLSPQSEKLKEIGLKGVAEVSALIAGGKGAKLLLRKITYNNEVTIAIAGFE, from the coding sequence TTGTGGAGAGGCATCGCTATCATTTATGCTTCAAAGAAAGATATTGCAGACAAGCTTAAGGAAGTATTAAAAAAAGACTATCCAGTGTATGTCTTTAAATATTCTGAGGCTAACTTTGAGTATATATGGAAATGCTACGATGCTATAGTTTTTACAATGGCTTTAAGTGGTGCTGTTAGAACTATTTGTAATTATGCTAAAAGTAAAGATGTAGATCCGGCAGTTATTGTAATAGATGATTCTGGAAAATATGTTATTCCAATACTAGGAGCTCATTGGGGTGCAAATGATTTAGCCTTATTAATAAGTAAATTGTTGGATGTGGAAGCAGTAATAACTACAGCTAGTGAAAATTTTGGAGTAACCAGTGTAGAAGATTTTTCGCGTAAATTATTCTGTAAAATACTCAATGTGAAAGAAATAGTTAAAGTAACTTCAGCCTTATTAAAAGGGGAAAAGGTTTGCGTACAAGGCTTAGAAAAATTGCCAGAAGGAGTTAATGGGTACGTAATAGGTGAGGAGTGTAATTATAAGGTAGTTCTGGTTGAGAAAGAACCCGAAAGATATGAGGAAAATACTGTATATTTAAAACCTTATAAACTTGCTATAGGAATTGGTAGTAAAATTGAAACTGATCCAGCCGTAATAAAGAAAGGTATTCTTGAAACTTTGAGCAAACTTAATTTACCCTTAAATAGGGTTAAGATTATCTCATCTGTTAGAGAAAAAGTAAAAATCGTTGCTGACGAACTTGGAATTGCATTTAGATTGGTTACTAGGGAGGAAATAGAGGCATTTAGTGATGAGTGTCTATCACCACAATCTGAAAAGCTGAAAGAAATTGGTCTGAAAGGTGTTGCAGAAGTTTCAGCATTAATAGCCGGTGGTAAAGGGGCTAAATTACTTTTAAGAAAAATTACTTATAATAATGAAGTAACTATAGCTATAGCGGGATTTGAATGA
- a CDS encoding MFS transporter, which translates to MNWKINFLGAYLSWVMDSYDLGAVVITSTILGKLFYPTLGLLGAVLPIVFTVVFRPIGSLIFGLFADWRGRKSILTITVLGYSLAIGLTAFLPTYYQVGVLATVLLSILRVFQGIFIGGDVSSSFTLAMESIFTRRGLFSGITQSGTLVGFVIVDLLFTYFAKTPTFLITEGWRIIFLVGILPAILAIIIRYKVTESEIYLKSEKKPVSQGLRPIFQTILVMIGFWLMIYSGPQFVPVFLGNVLKLPSSVYGFLALIMNLVGIPAMILSGFLSDYIGRKSMAIIGSILSIFAGVLLYLYSATSNLTFLITAFGFLINLPSAITPAYLAERFKTYSRATGVGFSYNGAFFVAGFAQIYISLLGKIMPVNYSALTVLTIGALLAIIGLVIGPETLKVNELKIS; encoded by the coding sequence ATGAACTGGAAAATAAACTTTCTTGGAGCTTATTTATCATGGGTAATGGATTCTTATGATTTAGGAGCTGTAGTAATAACATCTACAATTTTAGGAAAACTTTTTTACCCAACACTAGGTTTATTGGGAGCAGTTCTTCCAATAGTGTTTACTGTTGTATTTAGACCAATAGGTTCATTAATTTTTGGACTCTTTGCAGATTGGAGAGGAAGGAAATCAATTTTAACTATTACAGTTTTAGGCTATTCCTTAGCAATAGGTTTAACTGCGTTTCTTCCTACATATTATCAAGTTGGAGTATTGGCTACAGTACTTCTCAGCATTTTAAGAGTTTTTCAGGGAATTTTTATAGGTGGAGATGTTTCATCAAGTTTTACACTTGCAATGGAAAGTATATTTACTCGTAGAGGGTTATTTTCAGGCATAACGCAGTCTGGTACATTAGTGGGCTTTGTAATAGTAGACTTGCTTTTCACTTATTTTGCTAAGACTCCAACATTTCTAATAACTGAGGGTTGGAGAATAATATTTCTTGTAGGTATTCTTCCGGCAATTTTAGCTATAATAATAAGGTATAAAGTTACAGAATCAGAAATTTACCTAAAATCTGAGAAAAAGCCTGTATCACAAGGATTGAGACCTATATTTCAAACAATTTTAGTAATGATAGGATTTTGGCTAATGATTTATTCTGGTCCTCAATTTGTACCAGTATTTTTAGGTAACGTGTTAAAGTTACCTTCGTCAGTCTATGGTTTCCTGGCGCTGATAATGAACTTAGTGGGAATTCCCGCAATGATTCTTTCTGGTTTCTTATCAGATTACATTGGGAGAAAAAGCATGGCTATCATAGGTTCTATTCTCTCAATATTTGCCGGAGTACTTCTTTACCTTTACTCAGCAACATCTAATCTAACTTTTCTTATAACGGCTTTTGGATTCTTAATTAATCTACCTTCAGCAATCACTCCAGCTTATTTGGCTGAAAGGTTTAAAACATACAGTAGGGCTACTGGTGTAGGATTTTCCTATAACGGTGCATTCTTTGTAGCGGGTTTTGCTCAAATTTATATCTCTTTATTAGGTAAAATAATGCCAGTCAACTATTCAGCCTTAACAGTATTAACAATTGGTGCTTTACTTGCTATAATTGGTTTGGTTATAGGACCAGAAACTTTAAAGGTAAATGAATTGAAAATAAGTTAA